The genomic DNA TTCTCGTTCCTTCTTTGATGAGAAACATGCCGCCGTACGTTGAGACGGTCGTATCAGTTGCACTTGCCCGGCCTTTCTGGACTTTTTTCTCTATCTTCCAGGCAAGTTCGGCTATCTGTTCCTTACTTCGCCCCATATCAAATTCATCATTAATTGCTGCGAGTGTTGCCACCGTCACTGCAGCTGATGAACCAAGGCCTGAAGAACTCGGAAGTTGTGAATTGATATACACACTACCCTTCACACCAAACTCTCGAAAGCACTGATCAATATAGGGTGATTTCGCGTGATGTGGATGACTTGTTTTTCTGACGGTAACATATACCCGTGGTCTTATTGCAAGTGCTATCCCTGGCTTCTCATAGAGAACAGCATGTTCCCCAAATAAGAATACTTTTCCGGGTGCACTCCACGTTGCCACTATCGCACCGCCAATGCCGCATAGCCTACGACCTGGTCATAATCACCACTTGTCTCTCCTGAAGTGGTATATTCGAGCAGATCGCACCGGGTCTTCCCCCGGGTCCTGAGTACTTCCATCATGCATCCTATAGGACCATATCCACAGGCCGTGATGTTATGTGACTGTATTCTGGAAAAAAATTCAGGGACATTCATCTGTAAAAGTGCCTCTATCGCATAGTGATCATCGCGGTATGCCTTTTCGGCAGAGACATAATGAGAGAAGTCACTTGATGCCACAATTTTTACCGGTTTTTGATATTTTTCCAGAGCGGTAATGATTATTGACGATATCCGATGAACTTCCTGTAAGGTCTGATGACCCATCATGAGCGGAACAATTCTGGACCTTGGAAACCTGTACTGGATAAACGGCATCTGCACTTCCAGGGAGTTCTCAGAGCCATAACTCATCGCCCGTTCATCAACCGGGAGATGAATACAGGATCCAAGCTCGATATCCGGCTCAAGCATCCCAAGCGGGGTTTCCCAGGGAACCTGTGAGATACAGGTGGGAAAACCCCGGTGACTGGGACCTATGACCAGAAATGTTCCGTCAAACTTCTCATCAAATGCAGCAAATGCCTTCGCTGCAGTTTTTCCGGAGTATACATACCCTGCATGAGGGGATACCACCCCTGCTGCATCGCCGGAAGATGTCACATTTCGAAAGAGTTCAGACAGGAGTTGTCTGAGACGTCCGGGTTCACCAGGATAGAACATCCCGGCGACTGTACTAGCCCTGCTCTTCATGGACGAGGGATTGATCCCGGTTACGTTTCAGGATATCGGTTCCTGATGATCCCTGACGGAGGTATCACATCTCGGTTTCGAAGTCTTCAGGGGTCAGGGAGGTGTTGTATCCCTTATGACGGAGGAACTCCTTGGTCAGGAGGAAGTAAATCATGGAGAGTGCTTTGCGCCCCTTGTTATTGGTCGGGACGACGACATCCACAAGACTTGTCATATTGTTGGTATCACAAAGGGCCACTACAGGAATGCTGACCTGAATGGCTTCCCTGATAACCTGCAGGTCACTGACCGGGTCAGTTACGACGACAACATCAGGTTCTGCATAGCGTGGAAGCAGCGGGTTTGTCAGAGTTCCAGGAATATATCTGCCGATGATCGGGGTTGCACCTATGGAATCTGCAAACCGGCGTGCCGGGTACTGGCCGTACTGACGTGAGGTGACAACCAGAATTTTTGCCGGATCATACTGGGAAAGGAACTTCGCGGCAAGTTTAATCCGCTCGTCGGTCTCCCGGATATCCAGAATGTATAATCCATCTCCGCGGACGCGGTAGATGAAGTTCTTCATGTCGCTGCTCTTCTGCTGGGTTCCGATGTGGACACCTGCTGCAAGATACTCTTCAACTGAAACAAGAGGTTCGTTCAGTTCAATCTCCATTTCATTTCCGTTCATAGATACTCTCCTCAATCCGTATGAGTTCGTTTAATTTGGCTGTCCGCTCCCCGCCGACAACCCCCGTTTTTATGAATATACACTGAAATGCGCATCCAAGATGAGCAATGGTTGTGTCTTCAGTCTCACCAGACCGGTGACTTATAACTGTTTCCATTCCATGACGCTTTGCAAGGTGAATAGCTTCATGGGTATCAGTAAGAGTCCCTATCTGATTTGGCTTGATAAGCACACAATTGGCACTCCCATGAGAGATACCTTCCTGGATACGTTTTGTGTTTGTTACAAAGAGGTCATCCCCGCAGATAAGACACCGGTTTCCTGCCTCCCTGTTCAGGGCAGCAAATCCTTCGTAATCTTCCTCATACAGGGGATCCTCCACATAGATCAGATCAAATTCATCGATCAGGTCTGCAATATATGTAACCTGATCTTCAGGTGATCTGACGGTCCCGTCCCGGTACCGGTACATTCCGGATTCAGGATCATAGAGCTGACTGGCTGCTGCATCAATCCCCGGACTTATCTCAAATCCTGTTTCATCAGAAACCAGGGATATTGCCTCTGCCAGAATCCTGAACGCTTCAGGATCAGAGATCGGGGGAGCCCATGCCCCTTCATCCCCTTTTCCTGCGCGTATTCCACGTTTTTTCAGC from Methanospirillum hungatei JF-1 includes the following:
- a CDS encoding phosphopyruvate hydratase, encoding MTITRAITLRTILDSRGRKTVEAEVRTEHGFGRAAAPGGASTGIHEAAVRDPLLAIADAQGQVIPHLIGIDSSDQIGVDSLLHEIDGTDNFSGIGANVAVALSLAMAKAAADATNIPLWQHIGGIFVDSAPRPLGNIIGGGAHASHATQFQEFLVVPTGCERVRDGIFANAQVHKTVYDLLKKRGIRAGKGDEGAWAPPISDPEAFRILAEAISLVSDETGFEISPGIDAAASQLYDPESGMYRYRDGTVRSPEDQVTYIADLIDEFDLIYVEDPLYEEDYEGFAALNREAGNRCLICGDDLFVTNTKRIQEGISHGSANCVLIKPNQIGTLTDTHEAIHLAKRHGMETVISHRSGETEDTTIAHLGCAFQCIFIKTGVVGGERTAKLNELIRIEESIYERK
- the rpsB gene encoding 30S ribosomal protein S2, whose protein sequence is MNGNEMEIELNEPLVSVEEYLAAGVHIGTQQKSSDMKNFIYRVRGDGLYILDIRETDERIKLAAKFLSQYDPAKILVVTSRQYGQYPARRFADSIGATPIIGRYIPGTLTNPLLPRYAEPDVVVVTDPVSDLQVIREAIQVSIPVVALCDTNNMTSLVDVVVPTNNKGRKALSMIYFLLTKEFLRHKGYNTSLTPEDFETEM
- the amrB gene encoding AmmeMemoRadiSam system protein B; the protein is MKSRASTVAGMFYPGEPGRLRQLLSELFRNVTSSGDAAGVVSPHAGYVYSGKTAAKAFAAFDEKFDGTFLVIGPSHRGFPTCISQVPWETPLGMLEPDIELGSCIHLPVDERAMSYGSENSLEVQMPFIQYRFPRSRIVPLMMGHQTLQEVHRISSIIITALEKYQKPVKIVASSDFSHYVSAEKAYRDDHYAIEALLQMNVPEFFSRIQSHNITACGYGPIGCMMEVLRTRGKTRCDLLEYTTSGETSGDYDQVVGYAALAVR